The following are encoded together in the Bradyrhizobium genosp. L genome:
- a CDS encoding precorrin-8X methylmutase — MPHSYETDGAAIYRQSFATIRAEADLARFTPDEEPVVVRMIHAAGMIGLEAQIRFTPGMAAFARAALQNGAPILCDARMVSEGITRARLPAGNAVICTLGDPAVPVLAQSMRNTRSAAALELWRPHLDGAIVAVGNAPTALFHLLNMLEDRDCPRPAAIIGCPVGFVGAAESKAALMADPPAPALTVAGRLGGSAITVAAVNALASRSE; from the coding sequence ATGCCGCACAGCTACGAGACCGACGGTGCGGCGATCTATCGGCAGTCCTTTGCGACCATCCGCGCGGAGGCCGATCTGGCGCGCTTCACACCCGACGAAGAGCCGGTGGTGGTGCGCATGATCCATGCCGCGGGCATGATCGGACTCGAAGCGCAGATTCGCTTTACCCCGGGCATGGCAGCCTTCGCGCGCGCGGCCTTGCAGAACGGCGCGCCGATCCTCTGCGACGCGCGGATGGTGTCGGAGGGAATTACGCGTGCGCGGCTGCCGGCCGGCAACGCCGTGATCTGCACGCTCGGCGATCCCGCGGTGCCTGTGCTTGCGCAATCGATGCGCAACACGCGCTCTGCGGCGGCGCTCGAGCTGTGGCGGCCGCATCTTGACGGTGCGATCGTCGCCGTCGGCAATGCACCGACCGCGCTGTTTCATCTGCTCAACATGCTGGAAGACCGCGACTGCCCGCGGCCGGCGGCGATCATCGGCTGTCCGGTCGGCTTCGTCGGCGCCGCCGAGTCCAAGGCCGCCTTGATGGCCGATCCGCCGGCGCCGGCGCTGACGGTCGCGGGACGTCTCGGCGGTTCGGCGATCACGGTCGCGGCGGTCAATG
- the cobN gene encoding cobaltochelatase subunit CobN — translation MHVVFRESRGLEETATPRDIGQDPADLVMLSFSDSDLAAFAAGWRRGRSSLPSLRLANLAELRHPLSVDTYVERTLSPQARGILVRLIGGEPYWSYGLAAMHRLARERGIALVVLPADGRDDPRLDEFSTLPVSTLRRLKLLCDKGGPVAAQAVIAQLALASGLYAGPVTGEIDLPEIGCYDARLGVVAALPAPDTRPRALVTFYRSYLTAGDMAPVDALIEALRQQGFAAHGVFVTSLKAPGVRDWLHEQFAQCPPAAIVNATAFSAVGDDGTTPFDAVACPVFQVALSTAKREDWAESLRGLAPGDLAMHVVLPEVDGRLFAGVVSFKSAAERDPDLQFAHLAHRPDAERVAAVAARVAAWHRLATKPAHDKQLAIVLSNYPGRPHQIAHAVGLDALASVEAVLAELAAAGFDVEAVEMLGDVLLRETLTWSVADYRVAASSLSQQLQDDLARAWGAPKDDPDCRDGAFHFAAIRSGKSIIAVQPERGEIGHRDADYHDLSRTPRHAYVAFHLWLRQQGIDAVVHMGAHGTLEWLPGKSVALSASCWPEALIADLPVIYPFIVNDPGEAAQAKRRIGAVTIGHLPPPLAQAAVPEGLRRLEQLLDEYSTADGLDPARRQRLIAAIRDEARLAGLEDDLGLAASVAAAEAIPQIDRFVCDLKESQFGDGLHVFGQGACGEAETRALLDALAGRRVAPGPAGSPYRGRSDVLPTGRNLFAVDPRAVPTPSAHAQGVKLAEELLRRHLQDHGDWPKGLVVDLWGSSTMRTAGEDFAMALHLAGIAPRWDHGSGRVSGYDIIAPAELGRPRIDVTLRVSGLFRDVFSGLAQLFEAAAEALSARSDEADENPYMQRIARVFGPRPGHYGAGIAAIPDEFTQDSREAAGEAWLSASSWSLASDGEMRPDRAGIEARLATADSFVHTQDLPETDLLLAADYAAHEAGVAAAAARLGTKAPSLYHLDSTRPDQPHARSLTEEISRVVRARAANPAWIAGMMRHGFRGAAEITATLEHMAAFAHLAGTVPPHLFDLYYDATLGDSEVRAFMARENPAALAAIETCFTRLHEASLWKTRRNSIAAALQEAS, via the coding sequence ATGCACGTCGTTTTCCGCGAGAGCCGCGGTCTCGAGGAGACCGCGACACCAAGGGACATCGGCCAGGATCCGGCCGATCTCGTGATGCTCTCGTTCTCCGACAGCGACCTGGCGGCGTTCGCGGCCGGCTGGCGGCGTGGCCGGAGCTCGCTGCCGTCGCTGCGGCTTGCCAATCTCGCGGAGCTGCGCCATCCGCTCTCGGTCGACACCTATGTCGAGCGAACCTTGTCGCCGCAGGCGCGCGGCATCCTGGTGCGGCTGATCGGCGGGGAGCCGTATTGGTCATACGGGCTTGCAGCCATGCATCGGCTGGCGAGGGAGCGCGGCATCGCGCTGGTGGTGCTGCCGGCCGACGGCCGCGACGATCCGCGGCTCGATGAATTCTCGACGCTGCCGGTCTCGACGCTGCGGCGGCTGAAGCTGCTGTGCGACAAGGGCGGACCCGTTGCGGCGCAGGCCGTGATCGCGCAACTGGCGCTGGCGTCTGGACTCTATGCCGGGCCAGTCACCGGCGAGATCGATCTCCCCGAGATTGGTTGCTACGATGCACGGCTCGGCGTTGTCGCCGCGCTGCCGGCGCCGGACACACGGCCGCGGGCGCTGGTGACCTTCTATCGCTCCTATCTCACCGCCGGCGATATGGCGCCCGTCGATGCGCTGATCGAAGCGCTGCGGCAGCAGGGCTTTGCTGCGCACGGCGTGTTCGTCACGTCGCTGAAGGCGCCGGGGGTACGGGATTGGCTGCACGAACAATTCGCGCAATGTCCGCCTGCCGCCATCGTCAATGCGACCGCGTTCTCCGCCGTCGGCGATGACGGCACCACGCCGTTCGATGCGGTAGCGTGCCCGGTGTTCCAGGTCGCGTTGTCGACGGCGAAGCGCGAAGACTGGGCGGAGTCGCTGCGCGGTCTCGCACCCGGCGATCTGGCGATGCATGTGGTGCTGCCGGAGGTCGACGGCCGGCTGTTTGCGGGTGTCGTCAGCTTCAAGTCGGCAGCCGAGCGTGATCCCGATCTGCAATTCGCGCATCTGGCACATCGGCCGGACGCCGAGCGGGTCGCCGCCGTGGCCGCGCGCGTCGCGGCCTGGCACCGGCTCGCGACTAAGCCGGCGCATGACAAGCAACTCGCGATCGTGCTGTCGAACTATCCGGGTCGCCCGCACCAGATCGCGCATGCCGTCGGTCTCGATGCGCTCGCCTCGGTCGAGGCTGTGCTCGCCGAGCTTGCCGCCGCCGGTTTCGACGTCGAGGCAGTCGAGATGCTCGGCGATGTTCTCTTGCGCGAGACATTAACATGGAGCGTCGCCGACTATCGCGTGGCGGCTTCCAGCCTGTCGCAGCAGTTGCAAGACGATCTCGCGCGCGCCTGGGGCGCGCCGAAGGATGATCCCGACTGTCGCGACGGCGCGTTTCATTTCGCGGCGATCCGGAGCGGCAAGTCGATCATCGCGGTTCAGCCCGAGCGCGGCGAGATCGGTCACCGCGATGCTGACTATCACGATCTCTCGCGCACGCCGCGCCATGCCTATGTCGCGTTCCATCTGTGGCTCCGGCAGCAGGGCATCGACGCCGTCGTGCACATGGGCGCGCATGGCACGCTCGAATGGCTGCCCGGCAAGTCGGTTGCGCTGTCGGCTTCGTGCTGGCCGGAAGCATTGATCGCCGATCTGCCTGTCATCTATCCCTTCATCGTCAACGATCCCGGCGAGGCGGCACAGGCCAAGCGGCGGATCGGCGCGGTGACGATCGGCCATCTGCCGCCGCCGTTGGCGCAGGCCGCGGTGCCGGAGGGCCTACGCCGGCTCGAACAGTTGCTCGACGAATATTCGACCGCCGACGGGCTCGATCCGGCGCGACGCCAGCGCCTGATCGCGGCGATCCGCGACGAAGCACGGCTGGCCGGGCTGGAAGACGATCTCGGCCTGGCCGCATCGGTCGCTGCGGCGGAGGCCATTCCGCAGATCGACCGCTTCGTCTGCGATCTCAAGGAGAGCCAGTTTGGCGACGGCCTGCATGTGTTCGGGCAGGGCGCTTGCGGCGAAGCCGAGACGCGCGCACTGCTTGACGCGCTCGCTGGACGGCGCGTCGCGCCGGGACCTGCGGGTTCGCCCTATCGTGGGCGGAGCGACGTGCTGCCGACCGGGCGCAATCTGTTTGCCGTCGATCCGCGCGCCGTGCCGACACCGTCGGCGCATGCGCAGGGCGTCAAGCTCGCCGAAGAGCTGCTGCGCCGCCATTTGCAGGACCACGGCGACTGGCCGAAAGGGCTCGTCGTCGACCTCTGGGGCTCCTCGACGATGCGCACGGCCGGGGAGGACTTTGCGATGGCCCTGCATCTTGCCGGTATCGCGCCGCGCTGGGATCACGGTTCGGGCCGGGTGTCGGGTTACGACATCATCGCGCCCGCGGAACTCGGCCGTCCGCGCATCGACGTCACGCTGCGCGTATCGGGCCTGTTCCGCGACGTCTTTTCGGGGCTTGCCCAGTTGTTCGAGGCGGCCGCCGAGGCGCTGTCTGCGCGCAGCGACGAAGCTGATGAGAACCCCTACATGCAGCGGATCGCGCGCGTGTTTGGTCCTCGGCCCGGACACTATGGTGCCGGCATCGCCGCGATACCCGACGAGTTCACGCAGGATTCGCGTGAGGCGGCCGGCGAAGCCTGGCTCTCGGCATCCTCCTGGTCCCTTGCGTCTGACGGCGAGATGCGGCCCGACCGCGCCGGGATTGAAGCACGGCTCGCGACGGCGGACAGTTTTGTGCATACCCAGGATTTGCCGGAGACCGACCTGCTGCTGGCAGCCGACTACGCCGCCCACGAGGCCGGTGTTGCGGCGGCAGCGGCGCGCCTCGGCACCAAGGCGCCATCGCTCTATCACCTCGATTCGACACGGCCGGATCAGCCGCATGCCCGCTCGCTGACCGAGGAGATCTCGCGGGTGGTGCGTGCCCGCGCCGCCAATCCAGCGTGGATCGCGGGCATGATGCGCCACGGCTTTCGTGGCGCCGCGGAGATCACGGCAACGCTCGAGCACATGGCGGCGTTCGCGCATCTTGCCGGCACGGTACCGCCGCATCTGTTCGACCTCTATTACGATGCGACGCTCGGCGACAGCGAGGTTCGCGCCTTCATGGCGCGCGAGAATCCGGCTGCATTGGCCGCGATCGAAACCTGCTTCACCCGGCTGCACGAGGCGTCGCTGTGGAAGACGCGGCGCAATTCGATCGCGGCGGCACTGCAGGAGGCCTCATGA
- a CDS encoding DUF1636 family protein, translating to MSVTLHVCITCKAGQTLAEGETAPGARLHAALVEAGMPDDVDLVPVECLSACNQGCSVALSAPGRWSYVYGRLSEANAKDVIAGASAYAAAPDGIVPWRSRPEIFRKQSLARIPPIAVVPEAAE from the coding sequence ATGAGCGTTACACTTCATGTCTGCATCACGTGCAAGGCCGGCCAGACGCTGGCGGAAGGCGAGACCGCGCCCGGCGCGCGCCTGCATGCCGCGCTTGTCGAGGCCGGCATGCCCGACGACGTCGATCTGGTTCCGGTCGAATGCCTGTCCGCCTGCAACCAGGGCTGCTCGGTCGCGCTCAGCGCCCCGGGGCGGTGGTCCTATGTCTATGGACGGCTGTCGGAAGCCAATGCCAAGGACGTCATTGCTGGTGCATCCGCCTATGCCGCTGCGCCCGACGGCATCGTGCCGTGGCGCAGCCGGCCCGAGATCTTCCGCAAGCAGTCGCTTGCCCGTATTCCACCCATCGCCGTCGTGCCTGAGGCCGCTGAATGA
- the cobG gene encoding precorrin-3B synthase encodes MSAVAIKGWCPGALRPMPSGDGLVVRIRPRGGRLDAAQAAGIADLAGRYGNGLIDLTSRANLQIRGVTDQSFPPLSDGLALLGLLDPDERTEARRNILVTPFWADGDDTAPLAAELELGLANFPFDLPTKFGFAIDDGRERVLAGNSADIRIERDRDGKLLVRADGARRGRSVTRSEAVQVALALAEWFVASDGDNGERKRMAASLAAGTHQPKSLQGDAEPAPQAADPVPGLCALGAIVGVAFGQLPYRTLSHLAASAQALRVTPWRMLLAEGLREMPRDADLITRADDPALRVVACSGAPRCGEAFADTRALASRLAPLIPQDARLHVSGCGKGCAHAGPADITLVATREGFELIRGGSTRDAPAMRGLTAAGLIADPAALAGGR; translated from the coding sequence ATGAGCGCGGTCGCGATCAAGGGCTGGTGTCCCGGCGCGCTGCGGCCGATGCCGTCGGGCGACGGGCTCGTGGTGCGCATCCGCCCGCGCGGCGGACGGTTGGATGCGGCGCAAGCGGCTGGGATCGCCGACCTTGCGGGACGATACGGCAACGGCCTGATCGATCTGACTAGCCGCGCCAATCTGCAGATCCGCGGTGTCACCGATCAAAGCTTCCCGCCGCTGAGCGATGGCCTCGCACTGCTCGGATTGCTCGACCCGGATGAGCGGACCGAGGCGCGCCGCAACATCCTGGTGACGCCGTTCTGGGCCGACGGCGATGACACCGCGCCGCTCGCGGCCGAACTCGAGCTTGGTCTGGCGAATTTTCCGTTCGACCTTCCGACCAAGTTCGGCTTTGCGATCGACGACGGCCGTGAGCGGGTGCTGGCGGGCAATTCCGCGGATATCAGGATCGAGCGCGACCGCGACGGAAAGCTACTGGTGCGCGCCGATGGCGCGAGGCGCGGCCGTTCAGTCACGCGCAGCGAGGCCGTGCAGGTCGCGCTTGCTTTGGCCGAATGGTTCGTCGCGTCCGACGGCGACAACGGCGAGCGGAAGCGGATGGCAGCCAGTCTGGCCGCCGGTACGCACCAGCCGAAGTCGCTGCAAGGCGATGCCGAGCCCGCGCCACAGGCCGCCGATCCGGTTCCAGGCCTGTGTGCGCTCGGCGCGATCGTTGGGGTCGCGTTCGGGCAATTGCCATACCGGACGCTCAGCCATCTCGCCGCGTCCGCGCAGGCACTGCGCGTGACGCCGTGGCGGATGCTGCTGGCCGAGGGGTTGCGCGAGATGCCCCGCGATGCCGATCTCATCACGCGCGCCGATGATCCGGCGCTCCGCGTCGTTGCCTGCAGTGGCGCGCCGCGCTGCGGTGAGGCGTTTGCCGACACGCGCGCGCTGGCGTCGCGACTGGCGCCGCTCATCCCGCAAGATGCCCGGCTTCACGTCTCCGGCTGCGGCAAAGGCTGCGCGCATGCCGGTCCGGCCGACATCACGCTGGTTGCGACGCGCGAGGGATTTGAACTGATCCGCGGCGGGTCGACCCGCGATGCGCCGGCCATGCGTGGATTGACTGCTGCCGGCCTCATCGCAGATCCTGCCGCGCTGGCGGGAGGCCGCTGA
- the cobW gene encoding cobalamin biosynthesis protein CobW, which produces MNTLTKVPVTVVTGFLGSGKTTLIQHLIRNANGKKLAVLVNEFGSEGVDGEILKSCADDNCPTENIVELANGCICCTVADDFIPAMEQLLARRVRPDHIVIETSGLALPKPLLKAFDWPEIRSRITVDGVIALADAAAVAAGRFAPDPAAVDAQRAADDNIDHETPLSEVFEDQIACADIVLLTKADLAGADGLKAAKAAIAAEMPREVPMLPIIDGAVDARVILGLGAAAEDDLAARPSHHDGEEEHEHDDFNSVVINLPEIADVDALIASIKGLAREQNVLRAKGYIAVEGKPMRLLVQSVGERVRHQFDMPWGTRPRQSKLVVIGEHGDIDEAAIKARLGV; this is translated from the coding sequence ATGAACACGCTGACAAAAGTCCCGGTGACGGTCGTGACCGGCTTTCTCGGATCCGGCAAGACGACGCTGATCCAGCATCTGATCCGGAACGCCAACGGCAAGAAGCTCGCGGTGCTGGTCAACGAATTCGGCAGCGAAGGCGTCGATGGCGAGATCCTGAAGTCGTGCGCCGACGATAATTGTCCGACCGAAAACATCGTCGAGCTCGCCAATGGCTGCATCTGCTGCACCGTCGCCGACGATTTCATCCCGGCGATGGAGCAATTGCTGGCGCGCCGCGTGAGGCCCGATCACATCGTGATCGAGACATCCGGGCTCGCACTGCCGAAGCCGCTGTTGAAGGCGTTCGACTGGCCGGAGATCCGGTCGCGGATCACGGTCGATGGCGTGATCGCGCTGGCCGATGCGGCGGCCGTCGCGGCCGGCCGTTTCGCGCCGGATCCTGCCGCGGTGGATGCGCAGCGCGCGGCCGACGACAATATCGACCATGAGACGCCGCTGTCGGAGGTGTTCGAGGATCAGATCGCCTGCGCCGATATCGTGCTGCTGACCAAGGCCGATCTGGCTGGGGCCGACGGGCTCAAGGCTGCCAAAGCGGCGATCGCGGCCGAGATGCCGCGAGAGGTGCCAATGTTGCCCATCATCGATGGTGCGGTCGACGCGCGTGTGATCCTCGGCCTTGGAGCTGCGGCGGAGGACGATCTTGCAGCGCGTCCGTCTCACCATGACGGCGAAGAGGAACACGAGCACGACGATTTCAATTCCGTGGTGATCAATCTCCCCGAAATTGCTGATGTCGACGCGCTGATCGCGTCGATCAAGGGCCTGGCGCGCGAGCAGAACGTGCTGCGCGCCAAAGGCTACATCGCGGTCGAAGGCAAGCCGATGCGTCTGCTGGTGCAGTCGGTCGGCGAGCGGGTGCGGCATCAATTCGACATGCCCTGGGGCACGCGTCCCCGGCAGTCGAAGCTCGTCGTGATCGGCGAGCACGGCGATATCGATGAAGCCGCCATCAAGGCGCGTCTAGGGGTCTGA